The genomic window GTTCGGGGTTTTTAATATGGGAACACGGCTGGAAATATATTTGCCGCAGAAAGACGTTGAAGAGTTGCTGCCAACACTGAGGGAATTCAATATCAGAGCGCAGATTATCGGGAAATGCTTTGCTTCTGACGAGAAGAAAGTGACGATTGCAGTTCGGGAGGGCGAATTTAATTACAAGAGTTAAAAAATAAATTATGTATAAAATGAATTTTACGCGATTTTCTATCATTTTAGCAGGCATCTTACTTTTCATGGGATGTGCAGGCCAGGAGGAGGAAAAGGTTCCGAATATCGTACTAGAAGGGACGGCTACCTATTATGCCTCATTCTTTCATGGCCGGATGATGGCTAACGGAGAAATTTACCACCGCGACAGTATGCATGCCGCGCATGATACGCTTCCTTTCGGGACCAGGGTAAAAGTCACCAATTTAAATAATGACAGTTCGGTTGTGGTCCACATTGCTGACCGGCTCAACAAAAGAATTCCTTCCGGGTATATAGATCTCTCCCGTGCCGCATCCCGTCAATTAAATATGCGGGAAGAGGGAAGAGTTCCTGTAACAATGGAGCTGTTGGACTGGCCGGATACCAGCCAGGTGAAAGCATCCGCACCCGAGGAAACCCGCTAAACAGAAAAATGGCGAAACCGGTGAGCATTTGGATTTACCTCCACGGGATTATAATATCTCGATTTAAAATTCAAAGTGTTCATAATCTCTACATGAGCCGTAAAGCTTCTCTTCTGCTCAGCGCAGGCAGGTGATGTGAATTAACAAACTTCTCCACGGCAGCAGGATCGGTTTTGGAATATTGCCGTAACACCCAGCCAATTGCCTTTTGTATAAAAAATTCATTTGTAGGCAAACTGTTCAGGATATTTCGGAAAAGCAGGTCGGTATCCGTTTGAGTTTTATACATAAGTTGGAATAAAATAGCGGTACGGTTCAGCCATATATCCTCTGACCCGATCCATTTTACAGAAGAGGGTTCTCGCAATTCCGGATGCAAAAGCAATATTCTGCCGACAATATTGCTGGCAATCATATCTACGGTATCCCACCAGCTTTTGTGCGTGATCATATATTCGCAGAGTGGCAGAAATTCCGGTTCCTTTAGTTTCAGTTTTTTCATTAAAATATCAAGCATTAATTGCTGATATTCCCGTTCAGGCTGTAGCCAGGCACTTTTTACAATAGCAGGTAGCGATGATTTTTCCGGCAAAACTGCAACGGTTATAAATTCCTTTAAAATTGCCCGCCTTTCCGGAGTTTTTATTCCAAAGAATTCAAACTGGTTTCGCATATAGGCTTTTTGCTGCTGTGCGATCTCAGGATCTCCAGCCGCTGAAAACATGCTGTTAAGGGGTTGCAACCACGGATGCAGCCGTCTTTTCAAATCAGCCATTAATTTACCTATATTAAATAATGAAACGTATTCAACGAAGACTTATAAAAAGTATTTTTTTATTTCAAAAAGCAATTATAGTTTAATACAAACATTTCTTGTTTCTGAGAAAAAATTTAGCGCATCGTATCCACCTTCGCGGCCTACGCCTGATTGTTTCATCCCCCCGAAAGGTGTTCGCAGGTCCCGGAGCAGCCAGGTGTTCACCCAGATAATACCGCTGTCAAGGCGATGGGCCAGGTTGTGTGCGCGCTTTAAGTTGCTGGTCCAGATGGTTGCGCTGAGTCCGTAAGGCGTGCAGTTCGCGTATCCCAGCACTTCTTCCTCCGTTTCAAATGGCTGGAGGGTCACCACCGGGCCAAAGATCTCCTCCTGGTTGGTGCGGCAAGTTTCCGAAAGGCCCTCTATAATGGTGGGTTGCAGGAAATAGCCGTTTTTGCAGCGGCCTCCTGCATCAGCTTCTGCTCCTCCCGTCAGGATATTCCCGCCTTCCTCTCTGGCCAGTTCAATGTAGGAGAGTACTTTTTCCTTATGCGATTTGGAAACCACAGCGCCCATGCGGGTTTCCTTCATCAGCGGGTCTGCGGGCACAAGCTGCTGTTGCACCCTTTTTACCAGTTCATCACGAAATTTTTCGTAGATATTTTGTTCAATATAAATTCGGCTGCCACAGAGACAAATCTGGCCCTGATTGGAAAAAGAAGAGCGAACGGTTGTTTTTACGGCATCCTCGAAATCGCAGTCGCCAAAGATGATGTTGGGGTTTTTGCCACCGAGTTCCAGCGACAGCTTTTTAAACATTGGCGCAGCAGTACGGGCAATTCCTTCACCCGTCTTAGTGCCGCCAGTAAACGATATCGCTTTTACATCCTTGTGCTCCACGATGGCCTGCCCTGCTTTTGGACCGCTGCCATGTACAATATTCAGAACCCCGGCAGGTAATCCTGCATCTATGCAGATTTGGGCGAGGCGGTAAGCTGTAAGAGGCGTGATTTCCGAAGGTTTGGCCACCACACAATTCCCGGCCGCCAGGGCAGGAGCAATTTTCCAGGTAAAGAGATAG from Bacteroidia bacterium includes these protein-coding regions:
- a CDS encoding septal ring lytic transglycosylase RlpA family protein; translation: MYKMNFTRFSIILAGILLFMGCAGQEEEKVPNIVLEGTATYYASFFHGRMMANGEIYHRDSMHAAHDTLPFGTRVKVTNLNNDSSVVVHIADRLNKRIPSGYIDLSRAASRQLNMREEGRVPVTMELLDWPDTSQVKASAPEETR
- a CDS encoding aldehyde dehydrogenase, yielding MEKIKNYIGGTFRPAQSGEWLDNVNPATGEIYSFIPDSDEQDVGEAVEAAKAAFPEWSRTPAAIRSKYMLDIAERIEAQLEELAMDETNDNGKPIWLSRNVDIPRASANFRFFATAILHWETSTHMMDDTAVNYTHKSPLGVVGCISPWNLPLYLFTWKIAPALAAGNCVVAKPSEITPLTAYRLAQICIDAGLPAGVLNIVHGSGPKAGQAIVEHKDVKAISFTGGTKTGEGIARTAAPMFKKLSLELGGKNPNIIFGDCDFEDAVKTTVRSSFSNQGQICLCGSRIYIEQNIYEKFRDELVKRVQQQLVPADPLMKETRMGAVVSKSHKEKVLSYIELAREEGGNILTGGAEADAGGRCKNGYFLQPTIIEGLSETCRTNQEEIFGPVVTLQPFETEEEVLGYANCTPYGLSATIWTSNLKRAHNLAHRLDSGIIWVNTWLLRDLRTPFGGMKQSGVGREGGYDALNFFSETRNVCIKL
- a CDS encoding DNA alkylation repair protein — translated: MADLKRRLHPWLQPLNSMFSAAGDPEIAQQQKAYMRNQFEFFGIKTPERRAILKEFITVAVLPEKSSLPAIVKSAWLQPEREYQQLMLDILMKKLKLKEPEFLPLCEYMITHKSWWDTVDMIASNIVGRILLLHPELREPSSVKWIGSEDIWLNRTAILFQLMYKTQTDTDLLFRNILNSLPTNEFFIQKAIGWVLRQYSKTDPAAVEKFVNSHHLPALSRREALRLM